In the Gymnogyps californianus isolate 813 chromosome 3, ASM1813914v2, whole genome shotgun sequence genome, one interval contains:
- the KLC4 gene encoding kinesin light chain 4 isoform X5, which produces MSTMVYPREEKLDKLSQEEIISNTKLVMQGLEALKNEHNSILHSLLETIKCLKKDEEANLVHEKSNLLRKSVEMIELGLGEAQVMMALSNHLNAVESEKQKLRAQVRRLCQENQWLRDELANTQQKLQRSEQTVAQLEEEKKHLEFMNQLKKYDEDVSPSEEKEGDSTKDSLDDLFPNEEEEHGPGLPHQHSSAVAAAQQGGYEIPARLRTLHNLVIQYASQGRYEVAVPLCKQALEDLEKTSGHDHPDVATMLNILALVYRDQNKYKEAAHLLNDALSIREKTLGKDHPAVAATLNNLAVLYGKRGKYKEAEPLCKRALEIREKVLGKDHPDVAKQLNNLALLCQNQGKYDEVEYYYCRALEIYESCLGPDDPNVAKTKNNLASCYLKQGKYKDAEVLYKEILTRAHVKEFGSVDDEHKPIWMHAEEREEMSKSKHRDSAPYAEYGGWYKACKVSSPTVNTTLRNLGALYRRQGKLEAAETLEECAVRSRRQGIDPINQTKVVEILKEGNGTERRRSLGGSVKYENATDGSEEA; this is translated from the exons ATGTCCACCATGGTGTACCCAAGGGAGGAGAAACTGGACAAGCTGAGCCAAGAGGAGATAATTTCCAATACCAAGCTGGTGATGCAAGGGCTGGAGGCACTCAAGAATGAACACAACTCCATCCTGCACAGTTTGCTGGAGACCATCAAGTGCctgaagaaagatgaagaagcCAATCTTGTGCATGAGAAGTCCAACCTGCTCCGCAAGTCAGTGGAGATGATTGAACTGGGGCTTGGAGAAGCTCAG GTGATGATGGCATTGTCCAACCATCTGAATGCCGTGGAGtcagagaagcagaagctgcGTGCTCAGGTGCGGAGACTGTGCCAAGAGAACCAGTGGCTGCGTGACGAGCTTGCCAACAcccagcagaagctgcagcGCAGTGAACAAACCGTGgctcagctggaggaggagaagaaacacCTTGAGTTCATGAACCAGCTAAAGAAGTACGATGAGGATGTCTCGCCTTCG gaggagaaggagggtgACTCCACCAAGGACTCTCTGGATGATCTGTTCCCgaatgaggaggaggagcatGGTCCTGGAT TGCCCCACCAGCATAGCAGTGCAGTGGCAGCTGCCCAGCAGGGAGGCTATGAGATTCCCGCACGCTTGCGCACCCTCCACAACCTTGTCATCCAGTATGCCTCACAGGGACGCTATGAGGTGGCTGTGCCGCTCTGCAAGCAGGCACTGGAGGACCTGGAGAAGACATCAGGCCACGATCACCCTGATGTGGCCACCATGCTCAACATCCTGGCACTAGTGTACAG GGAtcagaataaatacaaagagGCAGCACACCTCTTGAATGATGCGCTCTCCATCCGTGAGAAGACTCTGGGCAAAGACCACCCAGCG GTGGCAGCAACTTTGAACAACCTGGCTGTTCTCTACGGCAAGAGAGGGAAGTACAAAGAAGCAGAGCCACTGTGTAAGCGAGCCCTGGAGATCCGTGAGAAG GTCCTAGGCAAAGACCATCCTGATGTGGCCAAGCAGCTGAACAATCTAGCCCTGCTGTGCCAGAACCAGGGCAAGTATGATGAGGTGGAGTACTATTACTGCCGGGCCCTGGAGATCTACGAGAGCTGCCTGGGTCCTGATGACCCCAACGTGGCCAAGACCAAGAACAACCTG GCCTCCTGTTACCTGAAGCAAGGCAAATACAAAGATGCAGAGGTGCTGTATAAGGAGATCCTTACCCGTGCTCACGTGAAGGAATTTGGCTCTGTGGATG ATGAACACAAGCCAATCTGGATGCATGcggaggagagagaggagatgagCAAG AGCAAGCACAGAGACAGTGCTCCCTACGCTGAGTATGGCGGCTGGTACAAGGCCTGTAAGGTTAGCAG CCCAACTGTGAATACCACTCTGAGGAACCTGGGTGCGCTGTACCGACGCCAGGGCAAGCTAGAGGCAGCTGAGACCTTGGAGGAGTGTGCAGTTCGCTCTCGGCGGCAG GGCATTGACCCAATCAACCAGACGAAGGTGGTGGAGATCCTGAAGGAGGGCAATGGTACAGAGAGACGTCGGAGCCTGGGGGGCAGCGTCAAGTATGAGAATGCCACAGACGGTAGCGAGGAA GCTTAA
- the KLC4 gene encoding kinesin light chain 4 isoform X4, whose amino-acid sequence MSTMVYPREEKLDKLSQEEIISNTKLVMQGLEALKNEHNSILHSLLETIKCLKKDEEANLVHEKSNLLRKSVEMIELGLGEAQVMMALSNHLNAVESEKQKLRAQVRRLCQENQWLRDELANTQQKLQRSEQTVAQLEEEKKHLEFMNQLKKYDEDVSPSEEKEGDSTKDSLDDLFPNEEEEHGPGLPHQHSSAVAAAQQGGYEIPARLRTLHNLVIQYASQGRYEVAVPLCKQALEDLEKTSGHDHPDVATMLNILALVYRDQNKYKEAAHLLNDALSIREKTLGKDHPAVAATLNNLAVLYGKRGKYKEAEPLCKRALEIREKVLGKDHPDVAKQLNNLALLCQNQGKYDEVEYYYCRALEIYESCLGPDDPNVAKTKNNLASCYLKQGKYKDAEVLYKEILTRAHVKEFGSVDDEHKPIWMHAEEREEMSKSKHRDSAPYAEYGGWYKACKVSSPTVNTTLRNLGALYRRQGKLEAAETLEECAVRSRRQGIDPINQTKVVEILKEGNGTERRRSLGGSVKYENATDGSEEVSMGVEWSGA is encoded by the exons ATGTCCACCATGGTGTACCCAAGGGAGGAGAAACTGGACAAGCTGAGCCAAGAGGAGATAATTTCCAATACCAAGCTGGTGATGCAAGGGCTGGAGGCACTCAAGAATGAACACAACTCCATCCTGCACAGTTTGCTGGAGACCATCAAGTGCctgaagaaagatgaagaagcCAATCTTGTGCATGAGAAGTCCAACCTGCTCCGCAAGTCAGTGGAGATGATTGAACTGGGGCTTGGAGAAGCTCAG GTGATGATGGCATTGTCCAACCATCTGAATGCCGTGGAGtcagagaagcagaagctgcGTGCTCAGGTGCGGAGACTGTGCCAAGAGAACCAGTGGCTGCGTGACGAGCTTGCCAACAcccagcagaagctgcagcGCAGTGAACAAACCGTGgctcagctggaggaggagaagaaacacCTTGAGTTCATGAACCAGCTAAAGAAGTACGATGAGGATGTCTCGCCTTCG gaggagaaggagggtgACTCCACCAAGGACTCTCTGGATGATCTGTTCCCgaatgaggaggaggagcatGGTCCTGGAT TGCCCCACCAGCATAGCAGTGCAGTGGCAGCTGCCCAGCAGGGAGGCTATGAGATTCCCGCACGCTTGCGCACCCTCCACAACCTTGTCATCCAGTATGCCTCACAGGGACGCTATGAGGTGGCTGTGCCGCTCTGCAAGCAGGCACTGGAGGACCTGGAGAAGACATCAGGCCACGATCACCCTGATGTGGCCACCATGCTCAACATCCTGGCACTAGTGTACAG GGAtcagaataaatacaaagagGCAGCACACCTCTTGAATGATGCGCTCTCCATCCGTGAGAAGACTCTGGGCAAAGACCACCCAGCG GTGGCAGCAACTTTGAACAACCTGGCTGTTCTCTACGGCAAGAGAGGGAAGTACAAAGAAGCAGAGCCACTGTGTAAGCGAGCCCTGGAGATCCGTGAGAAG GTCCTAGGCAAAGACCATCCTGATGTGGCCAAGCAGCTGAACAATCTAGCCCTGCTGTGCCAGAACCAGGGCAAGTATGATGAGGTGGAGTACTATTACTGCCGGGCCCTGGAGATCTACGAGAGCTGCCTGGGTCCTGATGACCCCAACGTGGCCAAGACCAAGAACAACCTG GCCTCCTGTTACCTGAAGCAAGGCAAATACAAAGATGCAGAGGTGCTGTATAAGGAGATCCTTACCCGTGCTCACGTGAAGGAATTTGGCTCTGTGGATG ATGAACACAAGCCAATCTGGATGCATGcggaggagagagaggagatgagCAAG AGCAAGCACAGAGACAGTGCTCCCTACGCTGAGTATGGCGGCTGGTACAAGGCCTGTAAGGTTAGCAG CCCAACTGTGAATACCACTCTGAGGAACCTGGGTGCGCTGTACCGACGCCAGGGCAAGCTAGAGGCAGCTGAGACCTTGGAGGAGTGTGCAGTTCGCTCTCGGCGGCAG GGCATTGACCCAATCAACCAGACGAAGGTGGTGGAGATCCTGAAGGAGGGCAATGGTACAGAGAGACGTCGGAGCCTGGGGGGCAGCGTCAAGTATGAGAATGCCACAGACGGTAGCGAGGAAGTGAGTATGGGCGTGGAATGGAGCGGG GCTTAA